Part of the Lotus japonicus ecotype B-129 chromosome 6, LjGifu_v1.2 genome, GCAAGATTCCCTATTAAATTTAGGATTTGCTTAGTTTGCATTAAGAACATTTAGGTCTAAAGCTAAGGTTCCTTTCCTAATAATTCCCTAATAATAGAAGTCTGTCAGAGTTTgcctattaaaaatataaaagatttCAAATAATTGATCAAATGATGGGAATAGGGACCATGCAATCAGAGAATGTTCATTCTTCTCTTATTTCCTCTACACCCACCTCCTTCCTTTTCTTTTGTCTCTGCCTTTTATCTTATCTTCCCCATAGTTTCTATTGGTAATTTTTTTCCCCAGTCTATCATATCAAATCAATTTGTCCATGACCTCATTGAATATTGTTGTTGAGGGTGAGTCCTCACAGCAAATATATGGTTGGATTAGCGCTAGCATAAACTTTCAATTCTAATTTACAAAAACTTTCAATTATAATTTGCAAAAACTCAATGAAATTTACAAGAAAATAAGCTTAAGGAACTATAATTTCTGTGATAATTGAagaataaaaactaaaatatatttttcttaccATGTTGTAATGAAGAAAAAGCCAGCTTGCCATATTAGGGACTTGGCAGAAGGAGAATCAGGATCCCAGTTGAGCAAAGAAGGTTTTGATTTACTCACTGCTATCAACATGTAAGTGTGCTCCACCACCATGGCAATTGCAAGTCCAATAAAAGCAGAAGCAGCACATAGCAATGGCACTTTCCCATTCCCATCGTAAACACATTCAGATTTTGCTCCCTTTTCTTTCCCACCTGTGTTCACCCATGTCACCTGACATATCAACCCCACCAATTTACATCAAACTCCATGAGGAATCCTGCTCTATTTGGTAATTGCTAGTTTTGTAATTTTGAATATCATTCTACAATTTATTCTACAAAATCAATGAGAAGAAGCTTATGTTAGAGTAGCTTCTGCTATAAAATTGTACCTCGGAACGCGTGGCTTCGGCTATGAGACATAGGATGAAGCATAAGAGGCCTAATAGAATTGTCAGAACCATAAGGAGTGCACCTGTTTTGCTACTCAAATCTGTTTTGCCTCTACTTGGTTCAAGGTCTGCATGTGTCACTGCCATTCTCTGTGGCTTTTCTTATAATTTGTTTTTTAGTTCAATACAGATAGAGTTCCAACAGGAGAAAAGAAGAGGAAATGGAGTTTTTATGTTCTAAAGGGAATTAGAATttggatgaagaagaaggaagagttcTAGAATTGCTTGAAGCAAAGGTTGCTTAAAGGCCAAAGATTCCCACAAGTTCAATTGTTAATTAGCACCATAAGTTTGTCTTTGAATGTGCCAAGTGATGACAAAGCTAGTGATCATGACTCATGACACAACAAACACGTGTACATTACATTAAACTTTCATGACCAAAGTGTAGTGTACCTTTCAGTTAATTCAGTTTATTCTCCACAAATATTTGTGAACAAATCAAATATTTGGTATAAGGTAGGACTAAATACATGTTATCACTAATCAATTATCCCAAAATCTTAGGAAAATAAAAGCCTTCAATCTAGTTATTTGATTATATCCATTTTTGATAAGAAGTGTGGTGAAGTAAAAGATGCTTGATGAACAAACCTTTCTAAACAAAGAAGTTTGGAAATCCAGAGAAAAGGGAAAGGAATATAGATTGTTAAAAATTAGAAAGCGAATGAATTCTATGCTTCAGACTCAGGGCAAAGCATTATAAGATGAACGGTTGTTATTCTTCACTAGGAGTTGAATATTTGGAGCTTTCTAAAGTTAACTAAGTGCTGAGCATAACAACAAAGCTTCAAAAAGTGCTTTTCTGAGGTGGAAAATGAAGATCAGCAGCAGGCACCAAAAAAAATAGCTGCCAATAGACACCAAACAAATGAAAGCATGATGTCAGTCAAAACGGTGGTGCAATCTTGATCTCACAGCTAATCACTCCTTACCTACTTAGCTCTTTTTTATTCAATCAAGAGTTCAAACTAtaatttaaatttcttttaaaCATGTAATGTGTTCTATGTGTTAAATTGTCCAATCCAACCAAATCATATTCTTCATTCTTCGTTAGTGGACAGCGAACGCCACTATTGGCGAACATCCGACGACAACTTTAATTTGTGTCGGTTTCTGACCATCACAAATTACAGGTGTAGTTGAATGTTCTCCAAAAAAGTGTTATccattaatatttttgtttttaaaatgcATTTCATAGTTGTCCCAACATTTTGTACCGACCATTTCCATGCCTTATCTTAACTCGCAAAATGCAATCTGTGTCATGACATTTTGCCTAAATAGCAAACAAATAGGTTCTGGTCACACATCCATTGGTTTCGTATTGCACTGCTCTTTCATCTTTAAagatatattaattatatcTAATTGAATTTATTAATTGCAATCATAGTGATCATACCACAACTTTTGATGGTCCTATTTCTGATTACGACATTACAAACAGGAACAGGGTTAGAACTTAGAACCAACAATAGCTATGAAAAAGCAATAGAGATCATCTACAGCAATTTTCTCTCTATAACTCTCTATTGCAAATTCTTAACTCTTAATTCTCATATTAATTGTTTCAAATTAACTCATAAAAGGTTAAATTGGTCAAATATTTATACATTTGTTATTTTGCTGCTGCATATGCTGCAAGGGCGgcaggagaggatccaaattcaAAAGTTGCTATATATCATATTTCAAGGTGAATGAGATGTTGGGAGATTATGCTGGTGAGAATTAGGTGAGAGTGAGAGACCATTTGAATGCACTATATGATTGGGTTAGGGTGAGGAGCATGAGCTATTAGATTCAAAGGTCAA contains:
- the LOC130726525 gene encoding uncharacterized protein LOC130726525, whose product is MAVTHADLEPSRGKTDLSSKTGALLMVLTILLGLLCFILCLIAEATRSEVTWVNTGGKEKGAKSECVYDGNGKVPLLCAASAFIGLAIAMVVEHTYMLIAVSKSKPSLLNWDPDSPSAKSLIWQAGFFFITTWICFAVAEILLLAALSVESGHLKNWYKPKTICYSIREGLFASAGVFALTTVFLAAGLYLTALRTQRMLEELAIVRREVLETSSFYSSPPRSPQRHIAAVARENPTTTTRESQNELLLSVFPTPFNKSYNFV